A genomic region of Ficedula albicollis isolate OC2 chromosome 12, FicAlb1.5, whole genome shotgun sequence contains the following coding sequences:
- the USP19 gene encoding ubiquitin carboxyl-terminal hydrolase 19 isoform X3, producing the protein MSSSTNAPGQRRASRGLDDATNKKKQKDRANQESKEVSRPELEQAETAQEKDSEEELLLDWKQNADEIIIKLNLGSGALKAEDVRADFTDTDCVVKLPDGRQWSCQFYEEIEGSCSKIQCKKGNFLQLVLQKKIPLHNWASLLKKRKDGSKEPAKGVVCWENGKEKAASAELTPAEPRAEGTEPPRSRREPSNPKRAPGRSEALGGKSPASPGTQSGPSAKRAVYLKVAPTEEEPSARVTGSTEPGKGHSGRAGSRRNGRASQADAPVALADLALPLEKAVVLAKETVPVEMPPLSATTEVFPHRVATCVEKRVLQPGSPAEALLSRDCLPILGESSKAIPLATPPVGRDVEKRDWSKDEVALEAAADEPEPFVSLTFVKNDSYEKGNDLVVVHVYVKEIHKETSKVLFREQDFTLVFQTSDTNFLRLHPGCGPHTVFRWQVKLRNLIEPDQCTYNFTVSRIDVCLKKRQSQRWGGLEAPATRGPTPLDKNPPGSNQHPLSSKEEARTSDKEKPRVEDGALDGVAARTAPEHLAVKQEPHIPSPKPTCMVPPMTHSPVSAESVEDDEDEDEKKKVCLPGFTGLVNLGNTCFMNSVIQSLSNTRELRDYFHDRSFESEINYNNPLGTGGRLAIGFAMLLRALWKGTHHAFQPSKLKAIVASKASQFTGYAQHDAQEFMAFLLDGLHEDLNRIQNKPYTETVDSDGRPDEVVAEEAWQRHKMRNDSFIVDLFQGQYKSKLVCPVCSKVSITFDPFLYLPVPLPQKQKVLTVYYFAKEPHKKPIKFLVSISKENSSAMEVLDSVAHSVRVKPENLRLAEVVKNHFHRMFLPSNSLDTVSPTDLLLCFEVLSPELAKERVVELQVQQRPQVPSGPVAKCAACQKKQLPEDEKLKRCTRCYRVGYCNVACQKTHWPDHKASCRPENIGFPFLISVPESRLTYARLAQLLEGYARYSVSVFQPPFQLGRMSPEQGLQPLHSDKLEPLAKSSCAAATSASELGDGDRISSLPQEPPLSPAVPELQPEMGDTTTVRSKVLTARSSLLSLDSGFSEHMESQGDSCCEKEPSYERALKPEAAIPGYQHTPDSLSARATQFYITKIDAANREQKLEDKGDTPLDLTDDCSLALVWQNNERLKEFVLVESKELECVEDPGSASEAARAGHFTLEQCLNLFTKPEVLAPEEAWYCPKCKQHREASKQLMLWRLPNVLIIQLKRFSFRSFIWRDKINDMVDFPVRSLDLSKFCIGRKGEQQLPMYDLYAVINHYGGMIGGHYTAYARLPNDKNSQRSDVGWRLFDDSTVTTVDESQVVTRYAYVLFYRRRNSPVERPLPGHPSDHRAERTPSAEAAASQASLIWQELEAEEQELQLEAPQRRARNSWRPCGQKRSPGTPQHPDEGCVRYFVLATTAAIVALFLNVFYPLIYQPRWR; encoded by the exons ATGTCCAGCAGCACAAATGCCCCTGGCCAGAGGAGAGCGTCTCGGGGCTTGGATGATGCCACCAAtaagaagaagcagaaggatCGAGCCAATCAGGAAAGCAAGGAAG TGTCTCGCCCTGAGCTCGAGCAGGCTGAGACTGCCCAGGAGAAGGACTCAGAGGAGG agctgctgctggactggAAGCAGAATGCCGATGAGATCATTATCAAGTTGAACTTGGGCAGTGGAGCTCTGAAAGCAGAGGATGTACGTGCCGATTTCACCGACACGGACTGTGTGGTCAAACTACCAG ACGGGCGCCAGTGGAGCTGTCAGTTTTATGAGGAAATTGAGGGCTCCTGCAGCAAGATCCAGTGCAAGAAGGGCAACTTTCTACAGCTTGTGCTTCAGAAGAAGATTCCACTTCATAACTGGGCTTCACTTCTG aagaaaaggaaagacgGATCCAAAGAACCGGCCAAAGGGGTTGTGTGCTGGGAGAATGGGAAGGAGAAGGCTGCTTCTGCAGAGTTGACCCCTGCAGAGCCAAGGGCTGAAGGCACAGAGCCACCAAGATCCCGGCGGGAGCCCTCCAACCCCAAGCGTGCTCCAGGGAGAAGCGAGGCCCTGGGAGGGAAaagcccagccagcccagggacacagagtGGCCCCAGCGCCAAGCGGGCAGTATACCTCAAAGTGGCTCCCACTGAGGAGGAGCCGAGTGCCAGAGTCACTGGGAGCACGGAGCCTGGCAAAGGGCACAGTGGGAGGGCTGGCAGCCGCCGCAACGGCAGAGCCAGCCAGGCCGATGCACCCGTGGCCCTCGCAGACCTCGCACTGCCACTGGAGAAG GCTGTGGTTTTGGCAAAAGAGACTGTTCCCGTGGAGATGCCACCTCTTTCGGCTACCACAGAGGTGTTCCCCCACCGTGTTGCCACCTGTGTTGAGAAGAGagtcctgcagccaggcagccctgctgaggccTTGCTGAGCCGGGACTGCCTGCCTATCTTGGGAGAGAGCTCTAAGGCTATCCCACTGGCCACCCCTCCCGTGGGCAGAGATGTTGAGAAGAGGGACTGGTCCAAGGACGAAGTggctctggaagcagcagctgatg AACCAGAGCCTTTTGTAAGCCTGACCTTTGTCAAGAATGACTCATACGAGAAGGGCAATGATCTGGTGGTGGTGCATGTCTATGTGAAGGAGATTCACAAGGAGACATCCAAGGTGTTGTTCCGGGAACAAGACTTCACACTAGTGTTCCAGACGAG TGATACAAACTTCCTTCGTCTCCATCCTGGCTGTGGGCCCCACACAGTGTTCCGGTGGCAGGTGAAGCTCAG GAACCTTATTGAGCCGGACCAGTGCACGTACAACTTCACGGTGTCTCGCATTGATGTCTGCCTGAAGAAACGCCAGAGCCAGCGCTGGGGGGGGCTGGAGGCTCCAGCCACACGAG GCCCTACCCCTCTGGATAAGAACCCTCCGGGCAGTAACCAGCACCCCCTCTCCAGCAAGGAAGAGGCCCGAACCAGTGACAAAGAGAAGCCACGTGTGGAAGATGGGGCTCTGGATGGTGTGGCAGCCCGTACAGCCCCAGAGCACTTGGCAGTGAAGCAAGAGCCACACATTCCTTCG CCCAAACCAACGTGTATGGTGCCACCGATGACACACAGCCCAGTGAGTGCTGAGAGTGtggaggatgatgaggatgaggatgagaaGAAGAAGGTCTGCCTGCCCGGCTTCACGGGGCTGGTGAACCTGGGCAACACCTGCTTCATGAACAGTGTCATCCAGTCCCTGTCCAACACCCGGGAGCTGCGTGACTACTTCCATG ATCGGTCCTTTGAGTCGGAAATCAACTATAACAACCCACTGGGGACAGGTGGACGCCTGGCCATCGGCTTTGCcatgctgctcagagcactgtGGAAGGGGACACACCATGCCTTTCAGCCCTCTAAACTGAAG GCAATTGTGGCCAGCAAGGCAAGCCAATTCACTGGTTATGCCCAGCATGATGCTCAGGAGTTCATGGCCTTCTTGCTTGATGGTCTGCATGAGGACCTCAACCGCATCCAGAACAAGCCCTACACAGAGACTGTTGACTCGGATGGGAGGCCTGATGAG GTGGTAGCTGAGGAGGCTTGGCAAAGACACAAGATGAGGAACGACTCGTTCATAGTAGACCTCTTCCAGGGCCAGTACAAATCCAAGCTTGTGTGCCCAGTGTGCTCCAAG GTGTCTATTACCTTTGATCCCTTCCTGtacctccctgtgcccctcccACAGAAGCAAAAGGTGCTGACTGTCTACTACTTTGCAAAGGAGCCACACAAGAAACCCATCAAG TTCCTCGTGAGTATCAGCAAGGAGAACTCCAGTGCCATGGAGGTACTTGACTCAGTGGCCCACAGCGTGCGTGTGAAACCAGAGAACCTGCGCCTGGCAGAG GTGGTCAAGAATCACTTCCACCGCATGTTCCTGCCATCTAACTCACTAGACACAGTCTCGCCAACAGacctgctgctttgctttgagGTGCTATCCCCAGAACTGGCCAAGGAGCGCGTGGTGGAACTTCAGGTCCAGCAG CGTCCACAGGTGCCCAGTGGCCCTGTCGCCAAGTGTGCGGCCTGCCAGAAgaagcagctgccagaggaTGAGAAGCTCAAGCGCTGCACGAGGTGCTATCGAGTCGGTTACTGCAACGT GGCATGTCAGAAAACGCACTGGCCAGACCACAAGGCTTCGTGCCGTCCCGAGAACATTGGTTTCCCCTTCCTCATCAGCGTGCCTGAGTCCCGCCTAACCTACGCCCGCCTGGCCCAGCTGCTAGAGGGCTATGCAAG GTACTCAGTCAGCGTGTTCCAGCCTCCATTCCAGTTGGGCCGGATGTCACcggagcaggggctgcagcctctgcactCAGACAAGCTGGAGCCCCTGGCCAAGAGTAGCTGTgcagcagccacctctgccTCCGAGCTGGGAGATGGTGACAGGATTTCCAGCCTCCCACAGGAGCCTCCACTCTcaccagctgtgcctgagctgcagccagagatgGGGGATACTACCACTGTCCGGAGCAAG GTCCTGACAGCCAGGAGTTCCCTGCTGAGCTTGGATTCAGGGTTCTCTGAGCACATGGAGTCACAGGGTGACAGCTGTTGTGAGAAGGAGCCATCCTATGAGAGAGCCCTCAAGCCAGAAG CTGCCATCCCTGGGTACCAGCACACTCCAGACTCACTGAGTGCCCGCGCCACACAATTCTACATCACTAAGATCGATGCTGCCAACCGAGAGCAAAAGCTGGAAGATAAAG GTGACACCCCCCTGGATCTGACAGATGACTGCTCCCTTGCTCTGGTGTGGCAGAACAATGAGCGCCTCAAGGAATTCGTGTTGGTAGAATCCAAGGAGTTGGAGTGTGTGGAGGATCCAGGTTCGGCCAGCGAAGCAGCCCGAGCTGGCCACTTCACCCTGGAGCAGTGCCTCAATCTCTTCACGAAGCCTGAAGTCCTGGCCCCGGAGGAAGCGTG GTACTGCCCCAAGTGCAAGCAGCACCGCGAGGCTTCCAAGCAGCTGATGCTGTGGCGGCTGCCCAACGTCCTCATCATCCAGCTCAAGCGCTTCTCCTTCCGCAGCTTTATTTGGAGGGACAAGATCAATGACATGGTGGACTTTCCTGTCCG GAGCCTGGACCTGAGCAAGTTCTGCATTGGTCGGaagggtgagcagcagctgcctaTGTATGACCTGTATGCTGTGATCAACCACTATGGAGGCATGATTGGAGGGCACTACACAGCGTACGCCCGCCTGCCCAACGACAAGAACAGCCAGCGCAGCGACGTGG gctGGCGGCTCTTTGACGACAGCACAGTCACCACCGTGGATGAGAGCCAGGTGGTGACCAGATATGCCTATGTTCTCTTCTACCGCCGGAGGAACTCTCCTGTGGAGAGACCCCTGCCAGGGCATCCCTCAGACCACCGCGCTGAGCGCACCCcctctgctgaagctgctgccagccag GCTTCTCTGATCTGGCAGGAACTGGAGGCTGAAGAACAAGAGCTGCAGCTTGAGGCACCCCAAAGGCGTGCAAGAAACTCCTGGAGGCCCTGTGGCCAGAAGCGGAGTCCGGGCACCCCCCAGCACCCTGATGAAGGCTGCGTCAGATACTTTGTCCTGGCCACCACGGCCGCAATTGTGGCTCTCTTCCTGAACGTCTTCTACCCGCTCATTTACCAGCCCCGCTGGAGATAG
- the USP19 gene encoding ubiquitin carboxyl-terminal hydrolase 19 isoform X4, whose product MSSSTNAPGQRRASRGLDDATNKKKQKDRANQESKEELLLDWKQNADEIIIKLNLGSGALKAEDVRADFTDTDCVVKLPDGRQWSCQFYEEIEGSCSKIQCKKGNFLQLVLQKKIPLHNWASLLKKRKDGSKEPAKGVVCWENGKEKAASAELTPAEPRAEGTEPPRSRREPSNPKRAPGRSEALGGKSPASPGTQSGPSAKRAVYLKVAPTEEEPSARVTGSTEPGKGHSGRAGSRRNGRASQADAPVALADLALPLEKAVVLAKETVPVEMPPLSATTEVFPHRVATCVEKRVLQPGSPAEALLSRDCLPILGESSKAIPLATPPVGRDVEKRDWSKDEVALEAAADEPEPFVSLTFVKNDSYEKGNDLVVVHVYVKEIHKETSKVLFREQDFTLVFQTSDTNFLRLHPGCGPHTVFRWQVKLRNLIEPDQCTYNFTVSRIDVCLKKRQSQRWGGLEAPATRGAVGGAKVAMPTGPTPLDKNPPGSNQHPLSSKEEARTSDKEKPRVEDGALDGVAARTAPEHLAVKQEPHIPSPKPTCMVPPMTHSPVSAESVEDDEDEDEKKKVCLPGFTGLVNLGNTCFMNSVIQSLSNTRELRDYFHDRSFESEINYNNPLGTGGRLAIGFAMLLRALWKGTHHAFQPSKLKAIVASKASQFTGYAQHDAQEFMAFLLDGLHEDLNRIQNKPYTETVDSDGRPDEVVAEEAWQRHKMRNDSFIVDLFQGQYKSKLVCPVCSKVSITFDPFLYLPVPLPQKQKVLTVYYFAKEPHKKPIKFLVSISKENSSAMEVLDSVAHSVRVKPENLRLAEVVKNHFHRMFLPSNSLDTVSPTDLLLCFEVLSPELAKERVVELQVQQRPQVPSGPVAKCAACQKKQLPEDEKLKRCTRCYRVGYCNVACQKTHWPDHKASCRPENIGFPFLISVPESRLTYARLAQLLEGYARYSVSVFQPPFQLGRMSPEQGLQPLHSDKLEPLAKSSCAAATSASELGDGDRISSLPQEPPLSPAVPELQPEMGDTTTVRSKVLTARSSLLSLDSGFSEHMESQGDSCCEKEPSYERALKPEAAIPGYQHTPDSLSARATQFYITKIDAANREQKLEDKGDTPLDLTDDCSLALVWQNNERLKEFVLVESKELECVEDPGSASEAARAGHFTLEQCLNLFTKPEVLAPEEAWYCPKCKQHREASKQLMLWRLPNVLIIQLKRFSFRSFIWRDKINDMVDFPVRSLDLSKFCIGRKGEQQLPMYDLYAVINHYGGMIGGHYTAYARLPNDKNSQRSDVGWRLFDDSTVTTVDESQVVTRYAYVLFYRRRNSPVERPLPGHPSDHRAERTPSAEAAASQASLIWQELEAEEQELQLEAPQRRARNSWRPCGQKRSPGTPQHPDEGCVRYFVLATTAAIVALFLNVFYPLIYQPRWR is encoded by the exons ATGTCCAGCAGCACAAATGCCCCTGGCCAGAGGAGAGCGTCTCGGGGCTTGGATGATGCCACCAAtaagaagaagcagaaggatCGAGCCAATCAGGAAAGCAAGGAAG agctgctgctggactggAAGCAGAATGCCGATGAGATCATTATCAAGTTGAACTTGGGCAGTGGAGCTCTGAAAGCAGAGGATGTACGTGCCGATTTCACCGACACGGACTGTGTGGTCAAACTACCAG ACGGGCGCCAGTGGAGCTGTCAGTTTTATGAGGAAATTGAGGGCTCCTGCAGCAAGATCCAGTGCAAGAAGGGCAACTTTCTACAGCTTGTGCTTCAGAAGAAGATTCCACTTCATAACTGGGCTTCACTTCTG aagaaaaggaaagacgGATCCAAAGAACCGGCCAAAGGGGTTGTGTGCTGGGAGAATGGGAAGGAGAAGGCTGCTTCTGCAGAGTTGACCCCTGCAGAGCCAAGGGCTGAAGGCACAGAGCCACCAAGATCCCGGCGGGAGCCCTCCAACCCCAAGCGTGCTCCAGGGAGAAGCGAGGCCCTGGGAGGGAAaagcccagccagcccagggacacagagtGGCCCCAGCGCCAAGCGGGCAGTATACCTCAAAGTGGCTCCCACTGAGGAGGAGCCGAGTGCCAGAGTCACTGGGAGCACGGAGCCTGGCAAAGGGCACAGTGGGAGGGCTGGCAGCCGCCGCAACGGCAGAGCCAGCCAGGCCGATGCACCCGTGGCCCTCGCAGACCTCGCACTGCCACTGGAGAAG GCTGTGGTTTTGGCAAAAGAGACTGTTCCCGTGGAGATGCCACCTCTTTCGGCTACCACAGAGGTGTTCCCCCACCGTGTTGCCACCTGTGTTGAGAAGAGagtcctgcagccaggcagccctgctgaggccTTGCTGAGCCGGGACTGCCTGCCTATCTTGGGAGAGAGCTCTAAGGCTATCCCACTGGCCACCCCTCCCGTGGGCAGAGATGTTGAGAAGAGGGACTGGTCCAAGGACGAAGTggctctggaagcagcagctgatg AACCAGAGCCTTTTGTAAGCCTGACCTTTGTCAAGAATGACTCATACGAGAAGGGCAATGATCTGGTGGTGGTGCATGTCTATGTGAAGGAGATTCACAAGGAGACATCCAAGGTGTTGTTCCGGGAACAAGACTTCACACTAGTGTTCCAGACGAG TGATACAAACTTCCTTCGTCTCCATCCTGGCTGTGGGCCCCACACAGTGTTCCGGTGGCAGGTGAAGCTCAG GAACCTTATTGAGCCGGACCAGTGCACGTACAACTTCACGGTGTCTCGCATTGATGTCTGCCTGAAGAAACGCCAGAGCCAGCGCTGGGGGGGGCTGGAGGCTCCAGCCACACGAG GTGCAGTGGGTGGTGCAAAGGTTGCCATGCCTACAGGCCCTACCCCTCTGGATAAGAACCCTCCGGGCAGTAACCAGCACCCCCTCTCCAGCAAGGAAGAGGCCCGAACCAGTGACAAAGAGAAGCCACGTGTGGAAGATGGGGCTCTGGATGGTGTGGCAGCCCGTACAGCCCCAGAGCACTTGGCAGTGAAGCAAGAGCCACACATTCCTTCG CCCAAACCAACGTGTATGGTGCCACCGATGACACACAGCCCAGTGAGTGCTGAGAGTGtggaggatgatgaggatgaggatgagaaGAAGAAGGTCTGCCTGCCCGGCTTCACGGGGCTGGTGAACCTGGGCAACACCTGCTTCATGAACAGTGTCATCCAGTCCCTGTCCAACACCCGGGAGCTGCGTGACTACTTCCATG ATCGGTCCTTTGAGTCGGAAATCAACTATAACAACCCACTGGGGACAGGTGGACGCCTGGCCATCGGCTTTGCcatgctgctcagagcactgtGGAAGGGGACACACCATGCCTTTCAGCCCTCTAAACTGAAG GCAATTGTGGCCAGCAAGGCAAGCCAATTCACTGGTTATGCCCAGCATGATGCTCAGGAGTTCATGGCCTTCTTGCTTGATGGTCTGCATGAGGACCTCAACCGCATCCAGAACAAGCCCTACACAGAGACTGTTGACTCGGATGGGAGGCCTGATGAG GTGGTAGCTGAGGAGGCTTGGCAAAGACACAAGATGAGGAACGACTCGTTCATAGTAGACCTCTTCCAGGGCCAGTACAAATCCAAGCTTGTGTGCCCAGTGTGCTCCAAG GTGTCTATTACCTTTGATCCCTTCCTGtacctccctgtgcccctcccACAGAAGCAAAAGGTGCTGACTGTCTACTACTTTGCAAAGGAGCCACACAAGAAACCCATCAAG TTCCTCGTGAGTATCAGCAAGGAGAACTCCAGTGCCATGGAGGTACTTGACTCAGTGGCCCACAGCGTGCGTGTGAAACCAGAGAACCTGCGCCTGGCAGAG GTGGTCAAGAATCACTTCCACCGCATGTTCCTGCCATCTAACTCACTAGACACAGTCTCGCCAACAGacctgctgctttgctttgagGTGCTATCCCCAGAACTGGCCAAGGAGCGCGTGGTGGAACTTCAGGTCCAGCAG CGTCCACAGGTGCCCAGTGGCCCTGTCGCCAAGTGTGCGGCCTGCCAGAAgaagcagctgccagaggaTGAGAAGCTCAAGCGCTGCACGAGGTGCTATCGAGTCGGTTACTGCAACGT GGCATGTCAGAAAACGCACTGGCCAGACCACAAGGCTTCGTGCCGTCCCGAGAACATTGGTTTCCCCTTCCTCATCAGCGTGCCTGAGTCCCGCCTAACCTACGCCCGCCTGGCCCAGCTGCTAGAGGGCTATGCAAG GTACTCAGTCAGCGTGTTCCAGCCTCCATTCCAGTTGGGCCGGATGTCACcggagcaggggctgcagcctctgcactCAGACAAGCTGGAGCCCCTGGCCAAGAGTAGCTGTgcagcagccacctctgccTCCGAGCTGGGAGATGGTGACAGGATTTCCAGCCTCCCACAGGAGCCTCCACTCTcaccagctgtgcctgagctgcagccagagatgGGGGATACTACCACTGTCCGGAGCAAG GTCCTGACAGCCAGGAGTTCCCTGCTGAGCTTGGATTCAGGGTTCTCTGAGCACATGGAGTCACAGGGTGACAGCTGTTGTGAGAAGGAGCCATCCTATGAGAGAGCCCTCAAGCCAGAAG CTGCCATCCCTGGGTACCAGCACACTCCAGACTCACTGAGTGCCCGCGCCACACAATTCTACATCACTAAGATCGATGCTGCCAACCGAGAGCAAAAGCTGGAAGATAAAG GTGACACCCCCCTGGATCTGACAGATGACTGCTCCCTTGCTCTGGTGTGGCAGAACAATGAGCGCCTCAAGGAATTCGTGTTGGTAGAATCCAAGGAGTTGGAGTGTGTGGAGGATCCAGGTTCGGCCAGCGAAGCAGCCCGAGCTGGCCACTTCACCCTGGAGCAGTGCCTCAATCTCTTCACGAAGCCTGAAGTCCTGGCCCCGGAGGAAGCGTG GTACTGCCCCAAGTGCAAGCAGCACCGCGAGGCTTCCAAGCAGCTGATGCTGTGGCGGCTGCCCAACGTCCTCATCATCCAGCTCAAGCGCTTCTCCTTCCGCAGCTTTATTTGGAGGGACAAGATCAATGACATGGTGGACTTTCCTGTCCG GAGCCTGGACCTGAGCAAGTTCTGCATTGGTCGGaagggtgagcagcagctgcctaTGTATGACCTGTATGCTGTGATCAACCACTATGGAGGCATGATTGGAGGGCACTACACAGCGTACGCCCGCCTGCCCAACGACAAGAACAGCCAGCGCAGCGACGTGG gctGGCGGCTCTTTGACGACAGCACAGTCACCACCGTGGATGAGAGCCAGGTGGTGACCAGATATGCCTATGTTCTCTTCTACCGCCGGAGGAACTCTCCTGTGGAGAGACCCCTGCCAGGGCATCCCTCAGACCACCGCGCTGAGCGCACCCcctctgctgaagctgctgccagccag GCTTCTCTGATCTGGCAGGAACTGGAGGCTGAAGAACAAGAGCTGCAGCTTGAGGCACCCCAAAGGCGTGCAAGAAACTCCTGGAGGCCCTGTGGCCAGAAGCGGAGTCCGGGCACCCCCCAGCACCCTGATGAAGGCTGCGTCAGATACTTTGTCCTGGCCACCACGGCCGCAATTGTGGCTCTCTTCCTGAACGTCTTCTACCCGCTCATTTACCAGCCCCGCTGGAGATAG